Proteins encoded within one genomic window of Bradyrhizobium sp. AZCC 1719:
- a CDS encoding 3-hydroxyacyl-CoA dehydrogenase NAD-binding domain-containing protein has product MTSPVSIEKHGTVAVLLVDNPPVNALGSAVRQGLRDAMREVLDNPQYAAVVLACAGRTFISGADIREFDQKIEGPSLDEINRLFENRSKPVVAAIHGVAFGGGLEVAMGCHFRIAASDAKLGQPEVKLGLIPGGGGTQRLPRAIGPARAVQLIVTGDPIGAEEALQLGLVHEIFEGDPVAAGVAFAQKVLSERRPARSLRDDDSKLKAARADRSMLTKAAAEAMKRNKGLEAPAACVEAVAWCLDVPFDEAIRREWTLFTRLRSGDQSKALRHVFFAERSSNKIAGVEAGTRPRKIDSVAIIGAGTMGGGIAMSFANAGIPVKLIEIAKDSLDRGLGTIRKNYEATAARSGMSSDTVTKRLGLIAGAVGLEHAGQADLIVEAAFETMQIKKDIFSELDKVAKPGAILATNTSFLDVNAIAAVTKRPQDVLGMHFFSPANIMKLCEIVRSEKSAPDVLATAAAVARRIGKIPVVVGVCYGFVGNRMLVVRLLQARKMLLDGALPEQVDAVATRFGMMGPFAMGDMAGLDIGWRSRKDSGETSPIEDALCEAGRFGQKTGAGYYRYDAGSRTPIPDADVEALIVDTSRKLGITRRQISDAEIHERLIYPMINEGARILEEGIVERASDIDLVWLYGYGWPPQTGGPMFLADQVGLPVVAERLAFMAALDKDETLRPVPLLHRLATASGTFAAFK; this is encoded by the coding sequence ATGACAAGCCCTGTTAGTATCGAGAAACACGGCACTGTGGCCGTTCTTCTGGTCGACAATCCGCCAGTGAATGCACTCGGGTCGGCGGTGCGCCAAGGTTTGCGCGATGCCATGCGGGAGGTTCTGGATAATCCGCAGTATGCGGCCGTCGTGCTTGCCTGCGCCGGCCGCACCTTCATTAGCGGGGCCGACATTCGCGAGTTCGACCAGAAGATCGAGGGACCCAGTCTCGACGAAATCAATCGCCTGTTCGAGAATCGGTCCAAACCTGTCGTCGCCGCAATTCATGGCGTCGCGTTCGGCGGCGGGCTCGAAGTTGCGATGGGCTGTCATTTCCGTATCGCGGCGAGCGATGCCAAGCTCGGGCAACCGGAAGTCAAACTTGGATTGATCCCGGGTGGTGGCGGTACGCAACGTCTGCCGCGTGCCATCGGACCGGCGAGAGCTGTGCAATTGATCGTGACGGGCGATCCGATCGGCGCGGAAGAGGCCCTGCAGCTTGGGCTGGTCCACGAAATATTCGAAGGGGATCCAGTCGCGGCAGGTGTTGCCTTTGCGCAGAAAGTTCTGTCCGAACGCCGTCCCGCGCGTTCCCTGCGCGATGACGATTCGAAGCTGAAGGCGGCGCGCGCTGACAGAAGCATGCTGACGAAGGCGGCGGCCGAAGCGATGAAGCGCAATAAGGGGCTGGAAGCTCCGGCGGCCTGCGTGGAAGCCGTTGCCTGGTGCCTGGACGTACCATTCGATGAAGCGATCCGGCGGGAATGGACGCTGTTCACCCGATTGAGAAGCGGCGATCAGTCTAAAGCACTGCGTCACGTGTTCTTCGCGGAACGCAGCAGCAACAAGATCGCTGGTGTCGAAGCGGGCACGCGCCCGCGCAAGATCGATTCGGTCGCGATCATCGGCGCGGGCACCATGGGTGGCGGCATCGCCATGTCCTTTGCCAACGCCGGCATCCCGGTGAAGCTGATCGAGATCGCAAAGGATTCGCTCGACCGTGGCCTTGGTACCATACGAAAAAATTACGAGGCGACCGCAGCGCGCTCCGGGATGTCTTCGGACACCGTGACCAAGCGCTTGGGACTGATAGCGGGTGCCGTTGGCCTGGAGCACGCTGGGCAAGCCGACCTCATCGTCGAGGCCGCTTTTGAGACTATGCAGATAAAGAAGGACATTTTCTCCGAGCTCGATAAAGTTGCGAAGCCGGGCGCGATTCTCGCAACAAATACGTCCTTTCTTGACGTCAACGCGATCGCAGCCGTCACGAAGCGTCCCCAAGATGTCCTCGGGATGCACTTCTTCAGCCCGGCGAATATCATGAAGCTGTGCGAGATCGTGCGTAGTGAAAAGTCGGCGCCGGACGTGCTGGCTACCGCCGCCGCAGTCGCGCGGCGCATCGGCAAGATTCCCGTGGTCGTGGGCGTCTGCTACGGCTTTGTCGGCAATCGAATGCTCGTGGTCCGCCTGCTCCAGGCCCGCAAGATGTTGCTTGACGGGGCACTGCCGGAGCAGGTTGACGCTGTCGCGACGCGGTTCGGAATGATGGGGCCTTTTGCCATGGGGGATATGGCAGGTCTCGATATCGGCTGGCGATCGCGCAAGGATAGTGGCGAGACATCTCCGATCGAGGATGCGTTGTGCGAAGCGGGAAGATTCGGTCAGAAGACCGGAGCGGGGTACTACCGGTACGATGCTGGATCCAGAACGCCGATTCCGGATGCCGACGTAGAGGCCTTGATCGTGGATACCAGTCGCAAGCTGGGCATCACGCGACGCCAGATCAGCGACGCCGAGATTCATGAACGACTGATTTATCCAATGATCAATGAGGGCGCACGAATTTTGGAGGAAGGGATCGTGGAGCGGGCGAGCGACATCGATCTGGTCTGGCTCTATGGATATGGCTGGCCGCCCCAGACCGGCGGTCCGATGTTTCTTGCGGATCAGGTAGGCCTGCCCGTCGTGGCTGAGCGGCTGGCGTTTATGGCCGCACTGGACAAGGACGAAACACTTCGGCCAGTGCCGCTGTTACATCGCCTCGCTACCGCCAGCGGAACCTTCGCGGCTTTCAAGTAG
- a CDS encoding putative quinol monooxygenase — MVYVIATLTVKPEMKAELFSAAKDCIAATRQEDGCISYELFESTTDPNKLVFVEQWQSADCLPLHSKSDHMRAFGRVAVKCFAAPVQVQIITPEKVEKR, encoded by the coding sequence ATGGTCTACGTGATAGCAACGCTCACGGTGAAGCCAGAAATGAAGGCGGAGTTGTTTTCCGCCGCGAAGGATTGCATCGCCGCCACCCGTCAGGAAGACGGGTGTATTTCCTACGAGCTGTTCGAAAGTACCACCGATCCGAACAAGCTCGTGTTCGTCGAACAGTGGCAGTCGGCCGACTGCCTCCCTCTGCATTCGAAGAGCGACCACATGAGAGCATTTGGCCGCGTGGCGGTGAAGTGCTTTGCAGCCCCTGTACAGGTCCAGATCATCACTCCCGAAAAGGTCGAGAAGCGGTAG
- a CDS encoding ABC transporter substrate-binding protein — protein MLKLFKAAFALMLLALGSSAFAADAPGVTQTEIKIGGVFPFSGPASSIGLVGRGILAYVQSINDRGGINGRKINYIAYDDAYSPPKAVEHVRKLVESDEVAFIFSQLGTPGNTAVAKYLMSKRVPAIGIVSGSNKFTNVTDFPLTTTSLVSFDTEGKIYAKFLTKTLPNAKYAILYQNDDLGKDYVNAFKASLKGDFDKKVTAIAYEISDPTVDSQVVNLKSSGAEALLVAGTPKFAAQAIRKAAEIDWKPTILLNYPSGSVGATLKPAGLERSVGVIVGTIVMDPTDAQWDSTAGMKDYRAFIDKYMPGVDIADGNYLFGYTQAMLLEQLIKQCGNDLSRENIIRQAKSMKNVALPTLLPGITVNTSDKINMNYTQMRLQRWTGTRWDLFGEVLDASSE, from the coding sequence ATGCTCAAATTGTTCAAAGCTGCTTTCGCACTGATGCTTTTGGCGCTGGGATCATCCGCATTTGCCGCTGACGCCCCGGGGGTAACACAGACTGAGATCAAGATTGGCGGGGTCTTTCCTTTCAGCGGACCCGCTTCGTCGATCGGCCTGGTCGGCCGAGGGATTCTCGCTTATGTCCAGTCGATCAACGACCGCGGCGGCATCAACGGACGGAAGATCAACTACATCGCTTACGATGACGCCTACAGCCCGCCCAAGGCCGTAGAGCATGTTCGCAAGCTCGTCGAAAGCGATGAGGTTGCCTTCATCTTCAGCCAACTCGGCACGCCCGGTAATACGGCAGTGGCAAAATATCTGATGTCGAAGCGAGTGCCGGCTATCGGCATCGTCTCGGGGTCGAACAAGTTCACGAACGTGACGGACTTTCCGCTGACGACGACCAGCCTGGTCAGCTTCGACACGGAGGGAAAGATCTACGCCAAATTCCTGACCAAGACGCTGCCGAATGCGAAATATGCCATCCTCTATCAGAACGATGACCTCGGCAAAGATTACGTCAACGCTTTCAAGGCGAGTCTGAAGGGCGATTTCGACAAGAAAGTCACTGCCATCGCTTATGAAATCAGCGATCCAACAGTGGATTCTCAGGTCGTGAATTTGAAGAGCTCAGGCGCCGAAGCATTGCTGGTGGCAGGAACGCCAAAGTTTGCGGCGCAAGCAATCCGAAAGGCGGCCGAGATCGACTGGAAGCCAACAATCCTGCTGAACTACCCCTCCGGTTCGGTCGGCGCGACCCTTAAACCGGCAGGACTTGAAAGGTCGGTGGGGGTGATAGTCGGGACCATCGTAATGGATCCGACCGATGCGCAGTGGGATAGTACCGCAGGGATGAAGGATTATCGGGCCTTCATCGACAAGTACATGCCGGGCGTCGATATCGCCGACGGCAATTACCTCTTCGGTTACACGCAGGCCATGCTGCTCGAACAGTTGATCAAGCAGTGCGGCAACGATCTGTCCCGCGAGAACATCATCAGGCAGGCGAAGAGCATGAAGAATGTGGCGTTGCCGACGCTGCTGCCTGGCATCACCGTCAATACGAGCGACAAAATCAACATGAACTACACGCAGATGAGGCTGCAACGCTGGACCGGCACGCGTTGGGACCTTTTCGGCGAGGTACTCGATGCCTCTTCGGAGTGA